The region CCGTGCTGCTGCACCTGTGGAGGCGCAGCATGATGCTATCCATATTCTGCGGCACGGCCTGCTACATGGCGCTCGTGCAGTTCGTCTTTTAGCCGCGGTATAAAACGCGCCCGCGTCCATAAGAGGACGCGGGCGCGCTGCGTTTGTTTCGATTTTTCGGGTTTTCTTATTTTTTAAGCTGTCTCACGACATCGATGACGGTGCCGTCGCGCCATTCGACGACGCCGATTATTCTGTCGGTCGTCGCTACGGGGTCTGTCGGGCCGGACATTTTCCTCGCGCGCGCGGCAAGCTC is a window of Cloacibacillus sp. An23 DNA encoding:
- a CDS encoding citrate lyase subunit alpha; this translates as ELAARARKMSGPTDPVATTDRIIGVVEWRDGTVIDVVRQLKK